One window of the Flavobacteriales bacterium genome contains the following:
- a CDS encoding DUF433 domain-containing protein — MIHDPKELITVDQAILGGCPVFRGTRVPVGSLISHLEKGITVDEFLSDFPSVSKEQATSLLELVGALFSAEKITKLYEAAA; from the coding sequence ATGATACATGACCCGAAAGAATTGATTACCGTTGACCAAGCTATACTTGGAGGTTGTCCGGTTTTCAGAGGCACGCGTGTCCCAGTGGGTTCGCTGATAAGTCATTTGGAGAAAGGGATCACGGTGGATGAATTCCTGTCCGACTTTCCGTCGGTTTCAAAGGAACAAGCAACCAGTTTATTGGAGCTGGTGGGCGCTTTATTCTCAGCGGAAAAGATCACGAAGTTGTATGAAGCTGCTGCTTGA
- a CDS encoding type II toxin-antitoxin system RelE/ParE family toxin, translating into MSTSELKLNLLERLALIQDAGLLHRLKQVFDRELAEPDGFTEEELVELQEIDRRRKAGLDTYLSMEDAMPAQAEAAKAFLWYEQQSKGLGRRFADSLNACLEQLSKNPVFQLQKNGFRYVELEKFPYRVVFIVENTSVYIYQIRHTSRKPSPRFGP; encoded by the coding sequence ATGAGCACCTCCGAATTAAAACTCAACTTACTTGAACGTCTCGCTCTTATCCAAGATGCTGGCTTACTTCATCGTTTGAAACAAGTCTTCGACCGTGAGCTTGCCGAACCTGATGGATTCACCGAAGAAGAATTAGTAGAGCTTCAAGAGATCGATCGGCGACGTAAAGCTGGTTTGGATACCTACCTTTCAATGGAAGATGCTATGCCGGCACAGGCCGAAGCTGCAAAGGCATTTTTATGGTATGAACAACAAAGTAAGGGGCTTGGTCGACGTTTCGCTGATTCCCTGAACGCATGTCTGGAGCAGTTGTCCAAGAACCCTGTATTTCAACTTCAGAAGAATGGCTTTCGTTATGTTGAACTGGAAAAGTTCCCGTATCGTGTTGTATTTATTGTAGAAAATACGTCGGTTTACATTTACCAGATCCGTCACACAAGTCGTAAACCAAGCCCACGATTTGGTCCTTGA